One Candidatus Binatus sp. DNA window includes the following coding sequences:
- a CDS encoding type II toxin-antitoxin system HicB family antitoxin, which yields MDYIAYLHKDRDSDFGVSFPDFPGCVTTGKTLEEARRMAAEALALHIAGMIEDGEVLPDPSNLDALANDPDMKGAVAVLISVEPAAEKTVRINITAREGQLKAIDQLAGKAGLTRSAYMVQSALNRFGLSASKKRERGTSVSKRLARTKRSRVAK from the coding sequence ATGGATTACATCGCTTATCTACACAAGGATCGCGATTCGGATTTTGGCGTCAGCTTTCCGGACTTCCCCGGATGCGTGACCACGGGAAAGACGCTCGAGGAAGCACGGCGGATGGCCGCTGAAGCCCTGGCGCTGCATATCGCGGGGATGATCGAAGACGGGGAGGTGTTGCCGGACCCTTCAAATCTGGACGCGTTAGCAAACGATCCGGACATGAAGGGCGCGGTGGCGGTTTTGATCAGCGTTGAACCGGCCGCGGAAAAAACCGTGCGTATCAATATCACGGCGCGCGAGGGCCAGCTCAAAGCCATCGACCAGTTGGCTGGCAAAGCGGGTCTGACACGTTCGGCTTATATGGTGCAGTCCGCGCTGAACCGGTTCGGATTGAGTGCATCGAAGAAACGGGAACGGGGCACCTCGGTCTCAAAGCGTTTGGCCAGGACCAAGCGCAGTAGAGTGGCGAAGTAG
- a CDS encoding 3-hydroxyacyl-CoA dehydrogenase, with protein sequence MNLKNAIALVTGGGSGLGEATVREFSAVGAKTVILDLPASPGAKVAESLGANALFVEADVASGDQVTEAVAKAVAKFGTINVVVNCAGIGRAMRTVTKEGPHTLDLFSKVIAVNLIGTFNVIRVAAAQMAKNQPGPDGERGVIVNTASVAAFDGQIGQAAYSASKGGVVAMTLPIARDLASLGIRVCTIAPGTFETPMLAGLSEPSRKALAAQIPFPQRLGRPSEYAALARHIVENEMLNGETIRLDGALRMAPR encoded by the coding sequence ATGAATCTGAAGAATGCGATCGCGCTCGTAACCGGTGGTGGCTCCGGCCTTGGCGAGGCAACTGTGCGCGAGTTCTCCGCGGTGGGCGCAAAAACCGTGATCCTCGATCTGCCCGCGTCACCAGGGGCCAAGGTCGCCGAGTCGCTCGGCGCGAACGCGCTCTTCGTCGAGGCCGACGTAGCCTCCGGCGATCAGGTCACCGAGGCGGTTGCAAAAGCGGTCGCAAAATTCGGCACGATCAACGTCGTCGTGAACTGCGCCGGTATCGGCCGCGCGATGCGCACGGTCACCAAGGAAGGGCCGCACACGCTCGACCTGTTCAGCAAGGTGATCGCGGTCAATCTAATCGGCACGTTCAATGTGATTCGCGTCGCCGCGGCGCAGATGGCGAAAAATCAGCCCGGCCCTGACGGCGAGCGCGGTGTAATCGTCAATACGGCGTCGGTCGCGGCATTCGATGGGCAGATCGGACAGGCGGCGTACTCGGCGTCGAAAGGCGGCGTCGTTGCGATGACGCTGCCGATCGCGCGCGACCTCGCCTCGCTCGGGATTCGCGTCTGCACCATCGCGCCGGGCACCTTTGAAACTCCGATGCTGGCCGGATTGTCGGAGCCGAGCCGCAAGGCGCTCGCCGCGCAAATCCCGTTTCCCCAGCGACTCGGACGGCCGAGCGAATACGCGGCGCTCGCGCGGCATATCGTGGAAAACGAGATGCTCAACGGCGAGACGATCCGCCTCGACGGCGCGCTGCGGATGGCTCCGCGCTAA